In one window of Mytilus galloprovincialis chromosome 6, xbMytGall1.hap1.1, whole genome shotgun sequence DNA:
- the LOC143081085 gene encoding uncharacterized protein LOC143081085: MVSSQSGPFYYNYVAYHEDGKNNRTIEYFHSTFGGRDLTEKGYKRPLSIPLKHSSKDIYHSYDGVVREDPRLGRIKSKNFWDNVKKFFGIDSYYKLLCEDAELAVSAFQPDWQLKSLKSDGLNGEQMILQVGQIRDGLRKLFVNDMSVMFGSDFDPIFSKGFSSHMKKVIHGLDKIGKEPVNIETKSLRLLTAVSVTYLINEYDVKIEYKERRMLCEALLPMPDFENKTSTDLEYLKNFLPNVFSKVGESVLKFSRNIAGKSSDPCWMFCVPVIHFMLNDIRPFGEPTVKVNHNDSIPKWWGIDQFGYDIDHFKSQSKWDRSAGDMFKVLNPYFALDYLLPRTMIASLKLEMFQDVLTTNTIPLDITLAALYYYLRITYTNNLVSVRCKDI; the protein is encoded by the exons ATGGTATCATCACAATCTGGTCCATTTTACTATAACTATGTGGCATATCATGAAGATGGCAAGAACAACAGAACTATTGAATATTTTCACAGTACATTTGGTGGAAGAGATTTGACAGAAAAGGGTTATAAAAGACctttatcaatacctttaaaacaTTCATCTAAAG ATATATACCATAGTTATGATGGAGTTGTTAGAGAAGATCCAAGGCTTGGCAGAATTAAAAGCAAAAATTTTTGGGACAATGTGAAAAAGTTCTTTGGAATAGACAGCTACTATAAACTACTTTGTGAAGATGCAGAACTTGCAGTATCAGCATTTCAGCCAGATTGGCAGTTAAAATCTTTGAAAAGTGATGGATTAAATGGTGAACAAATGATTTTGCAAGTGGGCCAGATAAGGGATGGACTTAGGAAACTCTTTGTCAACGATATGTCAGTAATGTTTGGATCTGATTTTGAtccaatattttcaaaa GGTTTTTCATCACATATGAAAAAAGTCATACATGGGCTGGACAAAATTGGCAAAGAACCAGTCAATATTGAAACAAAGTCTCTTCGCTTACTTACAGCAGTCTCTGTCACATACTTAATCAACGAATATGATGTTAAAATAGAATACAAAGAGAGAAGAATGTTATGTGAGGCACTGTTGCCGATGCCTgactttgaaaataaaacatcaacaGATCTGGAATACTTGAAGAATTTTTTACCAAATGTTTTCAG TAAAGTTGGTGAATCTGTATTGAAGTTTTCAAGAAACATTGCTGGAAAATCCTCAGACCCTTGTTGGATGTTCTGTGTTCCTGTTATTCATTTTATGTTAAATGATATAAGACCTTTTGGAGAACCAactgtaaaagtaaaccataatgaCAGTATTCCAAAATGGTGGGGCATTGACCAGTTTGGATATGACATTGACCATTTCAAATCACAATCAAAATGGGACAG gTCAGCTGGTGACATGTTTAAAGTGTTGAATCCATATTTTGCTTTGGATTATTTATTACCCAGGACCATGATAGCATCACTAAAGCTAGAGATGTTTCAAGATGTTTTAACAACCAATACAATTCCACTAGATATTACCTTAGCTGCTCTTTACTATTATTTGAGAATTACCTACACCAACAACCTTGTGAGTGTCAGATGTAAAGATATTTAA